tttggctgtaagtgatttcactaccgatttataattgtttttattgatcattattgtactgatgtgaaaaccgattacgagtctgtacccacaatatcactgttaataaaccgcctgaacattagttgattgtttcttttgtgcgatcattctcagagtgattttggtcgtaacaggTGTTTGTGATGACTAGTTGTTGTTCTGTGCAGAACTCCAGCAGGAGGCGTCCGTTGTCGTTGCACTTTCCGACGCCATGTTTACCAAGGATTCCTGACCAGGTTTCTGAGTCTTTCCCAACGCGAGCGTTGAAGTCACCAAGGATGACAACCTTGTCGTCTTCCCGAACTTGTTGGGAGAAGGTGCGCAAATCAGTGTAGAACTTATCCTTTTCGGCTGGTTCCGCCTGAAGGGTTGGGGCATAGACACTGAACAGAGTGATATATTGACCGTTGCGAAGGGAGAGACGCATGGACATAATCCGGTCAGAGTGGCCTGTAGGAAGGTTTTCGAGCCTGGAGGCGATGCAATTCTTGACCATAAAACCAACTCCTGATAGACGTCGTTCACACCGAGGTTTCCCAGACCAGTAGAGTGTGTAGCCCGCACCATGTTCTTGGAGATTACCTTCATCTGCAAGGCGGACTTCGCTGAGAGCAGCTATGTCTATGTCAAGTCTGGAGAGCTCATGAGCGATGAGGGCGGATCGCCGTTCAGGTCTGTGGCCGTCCGTGTCCAACATTGTTCTAACGTTCCAACATGCTAACTTCAGTTTGTGTACACCTTTTGAAGGAGGTGTGacctttttgttctgttttgttcgACCGCTTGGAAGATGCCCGTTGGCCGCGGTTAACCAACTAGGTCAGAGGAGACGAGCTTTGGTTAGGCCACCTTTTCTAGGCCCCTCTCCATGCGGAGCAAGCAGTGCTATCCCTAAAAAGGGCTGCTTGGTCGTTCAAGGTGCTGCCGAATGATGCTGTCGTCTCCAGGTCAGCATTAAGCGACCAATATCCCGAACCGCCTGCATGTAGGATTGGAGCTGCGGCTGCCAGTGACATCTTTCACCTGCCGTTTTTGCCCCTTTCCCATCGCTGCAGGACTTTAAGGGGGAGGAGGACGTGGACATGTCCTCGGGCCTGCGCAAAGGAGCTTTTAAGTGGAGTGCAGTGTGCGCAGTACTGACCCCACTCTTTACACCCAAGGTTCGTGTGCTGTAGCCAAGCAAGCTAGGACGTAGCAGCGAGGTTCTTGAGTCGTAGGTTTTACATCGGAGTGTCCTTCTCGTATGCAGGTTGCTTAACTGGGCTGAAGAGGCCTGCCTCCCCTGATATATGGATTATAGCTGTAACTTTCGACCGCTGTCCACAGAATATGGAGTGGCGCGCCCTGAAGAGTCTAACAACTATTGGTCGTTGAATCCGACTTGGTCTCTTTCACTATGGCCGTTGGCTGCCTGGCAGCTCATCCGCCCATAATTAACCAAGCAGATAATTAACCAAGCAAAGATAGAAAATAATAGAGAGGAAGATAAAAGtcaaaagaataacattttcatttggcaCCGTATAAACTTTACTCAGTGACGATTTTATACTTGTACAGTATAATACATTTGATTTTGTATTACACTTCACAGCTTGTATTTCTTACAAAATGTTTAATAATATCAGTAGACAGATGTATGCCTTGTACTGCCACACTTAAAATTATTGCTAAGAACAAAGTTTGTACTACGTAATACGTACCGTACCAGATGAGGAGCAACTTATTATGTGTGTGATGTCATGAGCGTAAGCAATACAGGGCGCCTGCTAATCAGCGTTTATTTCTAATTGAGGAGATCTATGTTAAGATGTCACAATAGATTGCATTCATTACGTAGAAATTTGTGCATCTCTATTCAACGTATTTTAATTTATTTCCTACTTAATATCGTTGAACGCAACGTTCA
The sequence above is drawn from the Diadema setosum chromosome 19, eeDiaSeto1, whole genome shotgun sequence genome and encodes:
- the LOC140242945 gene encoding craniofacial development protein 2-like, with product MLDTDGHRPERRSALIAHELSRLDIDIAALSEVRLADEGNLQEHGAGYTLYWSGKPRCERRLSGVGFMVKNCIASRLENLPTGHSDRIMSMRLSLRNGQYITLFSVYAPTLQAEPAEKDKFYTDLRTFSQQVREDDKVVILGDFNARVGKDSETWSGILGETNVTCFTPELCPVLNATLIIGLFAAS